GCTCCGGACGGCCTTCCGCTGGGCACGGAACCGGAAGCGTTCCTGTCCTACGCCAACGCCGCCGTGTGGGAGGAGATAGCGTCTCGCCTGGTGCCCATAGGCATACCGATGGTGGTGGTCGCCGGGCTCAGCGGCAGGAAGGATTTCCTGAGGTATCTCCTGGGAGGATTCGGCATCACCAAAGTCGGGATCGTCCTGATAATCCTGTCCGCCACAATATTCGGGCTTGCCCATCTGGACAGCTGGGGATGGGCCAAAGTCATCCCGATGATCATCGGCGGCCTGATGATGTCGTATCTTTACGTCAGATTCGGCATCCACGTATCGATCATATTCCATTTCATCACGGATTTCTCGGGGATAGCCCTCGCAGTCGTCGGGGAGCAGATATTCAGCTTCATCTTCATCCTCATCGTGGTCATCGGCTTCATCAGCGTGGCGGCCTTGGCCAAGTATCTGAAGGATGGCATACCCAAGATCGGAAATATGCCGACATGGGTTGCTGAGGATGAGGATCAGACGGACGACAGCAGCCGCTCCAACCTCGGCTGAGATTCGGCGGCGGAATCGAAGCTCTTCGATTCGATCACGAAATTCCCGGAGTATCCGGAGAGCCTGCGGAGCACGCCGAGGAAATCGATGTTCCCATCGCCTATGGTCAGGTGGGAATCGTCGTCTCCCATGTTGTCATGGATGTGCACGTTGGCAATCCTGCCTTTGAAAGCGTCGATCATCGCGTCGATCTGGCCGGCAGTGTTCGCATGGCCTATGTCGAAGCAGACGGAAAGATCCGTGCCTTCTATGAGCTCGGCGAGCTGCGCGGCAGTGCGCCCCAGGAAATAGGGCTTGGAAGGCATGTTCTCTATGGCCATGGTCACGCCGTACTCCTCCGCGGCCCTGCTCAGATATTTCATGGAATCCTTGGCGATCTCGATCGTGTGTCTCTCCAGCCCTGCCACCGAAAGCGAATGGAGCCCTGGATGGACGGTGACCAGCCTGATGTCGAGGTCCGCCGCGATCTCCGCCGTGCGGACTATCTCGTTGATGGAAGCTTCCCTCATGCAATCGGACACCGCAGCCACATTGACGTCGCATATCGGCGCATGAATGGAATACGACATGTCATACGATGGCAGGATGTCCTCCATCTCGTCCGCGTGATACAATACCGAATGGAACGCCTCCGAAAAGATCTCCCAATGATCGAACTCCTCGAAAACCGGTATCAGCCAATCCTCGATCGGGTTGGCGCTGAATTCGGTGCATGATATCCCTATGGTCATATCCTGACCTCCTCGCCGTCGACCGTCATCGGAGCCACCCTGTCTATGAGCGCCTCGATATCGTCG
Above is a genomic segment from Candidatus Methanomethylophilaceae archaeon containing:
- a CDS encoding sugar phosphate isomerase/epimerase, whose translation is MTIGISCTEFSANPIEDWLIPVFEEFDHWEIFSEAFHSVLYHADEMEDILPSYDMSYSIHAPICDVNVAAVSDCMREASINEIVRTAEIAADLDIRLVTVHPGLHSLSVAGLERHTIEIAKDSMKYLSRAAEEYGVTMAIENMPSKPYFLGRTAAQLAELIEGTDLSVCFDIGHANTAGQIDAMIDAFKGRIANVHIHDNMGDDDSHLTIGDGNIDFLGVLRRLSGYSGNFVIESKSFDSAAESQPRLERLLSSV